One genomic region from Kwoniella dejecticola CBS 10117 chromosome 1, complete sequence encodes:
- a CDS encoding FACT complex subunit SPT16: protein MSDVHLDSALFFKRAERIFQAWEKSSGDTAELEGVTALQVVLGEPNDDTPAYNKTMSLQLYLLGFEFPSTLMLFTKSPRKVTFVCSSSKAKLLKQLQSDRDIDIDIQVRSKDEAAAKQVVKDLVLSLGDGKIGSLPKDKPAGKLVDDWNSAVSSSKAGLEVVDISSTISAILNEKDGEELKNLITGSKMTATAMQHYFKSKMESIIDRGTVVPHEVFAGLVEEKIGNDDKAVDMKLWNKNPSLGDVDFASTEWVYTPIIQSGGKYDLKVTAQSDNSPLKPGVILASLGIRYKSYCTSMSRTFFISPNKKQESYYSALLEARQEALKKLKAGAVVSDVYNEVHQFVESKSGTLGQNFLRSIGFATGIEYRDSAFVLGPKNSRTLKENMVLVLTLGVQELPDPKKQGKTYALLLSDTVKVGQSGAVVLTEGVTKLGDVVMELDEDEPESEPEVKAKPKKANGDAKAKSPVKTRTGAGSARVLATKTRGGNRENVEQTTSEKIKANQARLHAQRNADGIKKWEKGGKGKDGEGDKVVKRYESYRREEQLPRALEDRRVYVDEQRQSVVLPINGFAVPFHISTIKNVTKTEESDHIVLRINFQSPGQIAGKKEDMPFEDPDANFIRSASFRSQDQRHMLKVFDSITALKKTATKREAERKELADVIEQEKLVEVKGRHPYVLKNVFPRPAPEGKKTDGNVEIHQNGIRFRPDGPASKIDLLFSNIKHLFFQPSEKELIVIIHVHLKAPIMLGKKKTYDVQFYREVTDMSFDETGGKKRRARYGDEDEIEQEQEDRKRRAELDKQFHDFARRIESAAQAQQYELEVDVPFRELGFSGVPYRSNVLLLPTTNCLIHISEFPFTVITLSDVEIVHLERVQFGLKNFDMVFVLNDFKKTPIHINSIPVVHLDNVKEWLDSCDVPISEGPVNLSWPAIMKTVNDDPLAFYAEGGWEFLTGGGSDADSSESEEGSVFEEDSDVFDDESSSDDESGSDFGGDSDDSGSEDFDDDDEGDDWDELERKAERADNKHREKGGDDSDDDKGKKKKKSSRR, encoded by the exons ATGTCTGATGTTCACCTCGACTCAGCTCTGTTCTTCAAGAGGGCAGAAAGGATATTCCAAGCATGGGAA AAATCATCTGGTGACACAGCAGAGCTTGAAGGAGTTACTGCTCTACAAGTGGTCTTAGGAGAACCGAACGATGATACTCCTGCGTACAACAAGACCATGTCCTTACAA CTCTATCTACTCGGCTTCGAGTTCCCTTCCACTCTCATGCTATTCACCAAGTCACCTCGAAAGGTGACTTTTGTCTGTAGCTCCTCAAAAG CGAAACTCCTCAAGCAGCTGCAATCGGATAGAGACATAGACATCGACATACAAGTCAGGTCAAAGGATGAGGCAGCGGCTAAAC AGGTCGTGAAAGATTTGGTTCTTTCGCTGGgggatgggaagatcggAAGTCTGCCAAAAGACAAGCCTGCAGGCAAATTGGTGGATGACTGGAACTCTGC AGTTTCAAGCTCAAAAGCTGGTCTCGAAGTCGTGGATATCTCAAGCACCATTTCAGCGATACTTAatgagaaagatggagaagagcTG AAAAACCTCATAACGGGATCGAAGATGACAGCTACGGCTATGCAGCATTACTTCAAGTCTAAGATGGAGTCGATCATAGATCGTGGGACAGTGGTTCCACACGAGGTGTTTGCGGG CTTGGTGGAAGAGAAAATCGGAAACGATGACAAGGCCGTTGACATGAAGCTCTGGAACAAAAACCCATCGTTAGGAGAT GTTGACTTCGCATCGACTGAGTGGGTATATACGCCTATCATCCAATCCGGCGGCAAATACGATCTCAAGGTCACGGCACAATCAGATAATAGCCCACTCAAACCTGGTGTCATATTAGCGAGTCTCGGTATCAGGTATAAAAGTTATTGTACTAGCATGAGTAGAACGTTCTTCATCAGCCCGAATAAG AAACAAGAATCATATTATTCAGCATTATTGGAAGCTCGACAAGAAGCACTGAAAAAGCTGAAAGCTGGAGCAGTGGTGTCAGATGTCTACAATGAAGTGCATCAATTTGTGGAGTCTAAAAGTGGGACTCTTGGTCAGAACTTTTTAAGGAGTATCGGTTTCGCT ACTGGTATCGAGTATCGAGACAGTGCCTTCGTGCTTGGTCCCAAGAACAGTCGAACTCTGAAAGAGAACATGGTTCTTGTGCTTACCCTCGGTGTGCAAGAATTACCGGACCCAAAGAAGCAGGGAAAAAC CTATGCGCTGCTACTGTCAGACACTGTGAAGGTCGGCCAAAGCGGTGCGGTCGTGTTGACCGAAGGAGTGACCAAGCTTGGCGATGTGGTCATGGAGCTGGAC GAGGATGAACCGGAATCCGAGCCAGAAGTGAAAGCCAAACCTAAGAAGGCAAATGGCGACGCCAAGGCCAAATCTCCCGTCAAGACGAGGACCGGTGCAGGCAGTGCACGCGTGCTGGCCACCAAAACCCGGGGCGGAAACAGGGAGAATGTGGAGCAGACAACatcggagaagatcaaggcgAATCAAGCTAGGTTACACGCTCAACGAAATGCCGATGGTATCAAGAAATGGgagaaaggtggaaaaggaaaggatggcGAAGGCGACAAGGTGGTTAAACGATATGAGAGTTATCGAAGGGAGGAACAACTGCCCAGAGCGCTCGAGGACCGACGA GTATATGTCGACGAACAAAGACAATCCGTGGTGCTGCCCATCAACGGGTTTGCCGTTCCTTTCCACATCTCCACCATCAAAAACGTCACGAAGACAGAAGAATCAGACCACATCGTTTTGAGGATAAATTTCCAGTCTCCCGGTCAGATagcaggaaagaaagaagacatGCCGTTTGAGGATCCCGATGCCAACTTCATCCGATCTGCATCTTTCCGCTCACAAGATCAACGTCACATGCTCAAAGTCTTCGACTCTATAACGGCTTTGAAGAAGACTGCTACCAAGCGAGAAGCCGAAAGGAAGGAGCTGGCGGATGTTATCGAGCAAGAGAAACTGGTGGAGGTCAAAGGGCGACACCCATACGTGCTCAAGAATGTCTTCCCTCGACCTGCACcggaaggaaagaagacgGACGGTAATGTCGAGATTCATCAAAATGGTATACGTTTCCGACCAGATGGTCCGGCATCGAAGatcg ACCTGTTATTCAGCAACATCAAGCACCTTTTCTTCCAACCCAGTGAAAAGGaactcatcgtcatcatccatgtccatctgaAAGCGCCAATCATGCTGGGTAAGAAGAAAACGTATGATGTTCAGTTCTACCGAGAAGTGACGGATATGTCGTTCGATGAGACCGGTGGTAAGAAGCGAAGAGCACGATACggagacgaggatgaaatAGAGCAGGAACAGGAAGACCGAAAGAGGCGAGCGGAGCTAGACAAGCAATTCCATGATTTCGCCAGAAGGATTGAATCTgccgctcaagctcaacaataCGAGCTGGAAGTGGATGTACCATTCCGAGAATTGGGTTTCTCGGGTGTTCCTTATCGATCCAACGTTCTTTTGCTTCCTACAACGAATTGTTTGATCCACATCTCGGAATTCCCTTTCACCGTTATCACCCTATCCGATGTTGAGATTGTGCACTTAGAGAGAGTCCAATTCGGATTGAAGAACTTCGATATGGTGTTTGTGCTCAacgatttcaagaagacGCCCATACATATCAATTCTATTCCGGTGGTCCACCTAGACAATGTGAAGGAATGGTTAGATTCATGTGATGTTCCGATTTCCGAAGGACCGGTCAATCTGTCGTGGCCAGCCATCATGAAGACCGTCAATGACGATCCCCTCGCTTTCTACGCTGAAGGTGGATGGGAATTCCTGACTGGTGGTGGATCT GATGCCGATTCTTCGGAATCTGAAGAGGGATCCGTATTTGAAGAGGATTCGGATgtatttgatgatgagtcgagctctgatgatgagagtgGGTCAGACT TCGGGGGTGATTCGGATGATTCAGGCTCGGAggacttcgatgatgatgacgagggtGATGATTGGGACGAATTGGAGAGGAAAGCCgagcgag CCGATAACAAGCACCGCGAAAAGGGTGGCGACGATTCGGACGATgacaaaggcaagaaaaagaagaagagtagTAGGAGATAA